The proteins below come from a single Xenopus tropicalis strain Nigerian chromosome 9, UCB_Xtro_10.0, whole genome shotgun sequence genomic window:
- the prkag3 gene encoding 5'-AMP-activated protein kinase subunit gamma-3: MEVMEQEESQQEPIFFGAGPPPMCEAPDLGEDAGLYMEFMMKNCCYDAIPTSCKLVVFDTTLQIKKAFLALVANGVRAAPLWDSKQHSFVGMLTITDFINILHRYYKAPLVQIYELEEHKIETWREVYLQSSFKPLIYISPADSLFHAVYSLIKNKIHRLPVMDPISGNILHILTHKRLLKFLHLFGDTLPRPRFLQKTILELGIGTFRDVAVVQDSSSVYNALEIFVERRVSALPVVNESGQVVGLYSRFDVIHLAAQKIYNNLDISVRDALRLRSLSIEGVLMCYPHESLEVVIDRIVREQIHRLVLVDEDHRPRGIVSLSDILQALVLTPAGIDRNSL, translated from the exons ATGGAAGTGATGGAGCAAGAGGAGTCCCAGCAG GAACCCATCTTCTTTGGAGCAGGACCACCTCCCATGTGCGAAGCCCCAG ATCTGGGGGAAGATGCCGGCCTTTACATGGAGTTCATGATGAAGAACTGCTGTTACGACGCCATTCCTACCAGCTGCAAGTTGGTCGTGTTTGACACCACCCTGCAG ATAAAGAAGGCGTTCCTGGCACTGGTGGCCAATGGAGTACGGGCAGCCCCTCTATGGGACAGCAAGCAGCACAGCTTTGTGG GAATGCTCACCATCACCGACTTCATCAACATCCTGCACCGATACTACAAGGCGCCCCTG GTTCAGATATACGAACTGGAGGAGCATAAAATAGAGACATGGAGAG AAGTTTACCTGCAAAGTTCTTTCAAGCCATTAATCTATATCTCCCCAGCAGACAG CCTTTTCCACGCTGTATATTCACTTATCAAGAATAAGATCCACCGGCTGCcagtaatggatcccatatccggaaacatCCTGCATATCCTTACGCACAAACGTCTCCTCAAGTTCCTCCACCTGTTT GGAGACACTCTCCCAAGGCCACGGTTCTTGCAGAAGACCATCCTGGAGTTGGGCATCGGCACCTTTAGGGATGTGGCAGTCGTGCAGGACTCCTCCTCTGTCTACAACGCACTGGAAATCTTTGTAGAGAGGAGAGTTTCTGCCCTCCCCGTGGTGAATGAATCTG GGCAGGTGGTCGGACTCTATTCCCGCTTTGATGTAATA CACCTTGCGGCACAGAAGATCTATAACAACCTGGATATCAGCGTACGAGATGCCCTGCGCTTGCGTTCTCTGAGTATTGAGGGGGTCCTCATGTGTTACCCCCATGAAAGTCTGGAGGTGGTCATTGATCGAATTGTCCGAGAACAG ATTCATCGCCTGGTTCTGGTGGATGAAGACCATCGGCCTCGGGGTATTGTGTCTCTCTCTGACATTCTGCAGGCACTGGTGCTCACTCCCGCAG GTATTGACCGCAATTCCTTGTGA